The following proteins are co-located in the Trichormus variabilis 0441 genome:
- a CDS encoding 2OG-Fe(II) oxygenase, with protein sequence MKHYQQQANAFPGDYLNNLWGEIHACPYFAVNNLNRDFVGTKGFSVVFRRSHISTVEQKFPYFKPYLDLALHANCNAFYLNPLLLKEGSRVDPHIDRSLRSYCKTIEPPMFVSVLYVRVPENMDGGELVLKSHKRQLGQIKPQMNTLLYFQGDLTHSVNAVKTPGNRLSLVCEQYSLSEEELADIPEFTIESRVAQSTTKKRK encoded by the coding sequence ACTATCTCAACAACCTGTGGGGAGAAATCCACGCTTGTCCTTACTTTGCAGTCAACAACCTTAACCGCGATTTTGTGGGTACAAAAGGCTTTTCTGTGGTGTTTAGGCGATCGCATATCTCCACAGTAGAACAAAAATTTCCCTACTTCAAACCCTATCTAGACTTGGCTCTCCATGCTAATTGTAACGCTTTTTACCTCAACCCTTTACTCCTGAAAGAAGGTTCTCGTGTTGATCCCCATATAGATCGTTCCCTGCGTTCCTACTGCAAAACCATAGAACCACCGATGTTTGTCAGCGTTCTCTATGTGCGTGTACCGGAAAATATGGACGGGGGAGAACTGGTACTCAAATCACACAAACGTCAACTAGGGCAAATTAAACCACAAATGAACACCTTACTTTACTTTCAAGGTGATTTAACCCACTCTGTTAACGCTGTGAAAACGCCAGGAAATCGTTTGAGTTTGGTTTGTGAACAGTATAGTTTAAGTGAGGAAGAACTCGCAGACATCCCAGAATTTACCATTGAATCCAGAGTGGCTCAATCTACCACTAAAAAACGTAAGTAG